The stretch of DNA TTCTTTGAGATACTGCCAGAAGCTTTCCCCATGTATGGCGGAGCCAGTGCCAGCTGGTTCCAAGACAGACACACTGCTGGCCAAATCCCATCAGGGACACTAGAACCACCTCTGTgataatgtatttaaaaaggagaaaaagttaCTGTGCAATTGTAATGGTGCTCAGGGAAGGGCGGAGTGAGAATAGgtgagaggaacagctctgcagaaatcAAGGTTAGTGAGAAGAGGGGGCAGGAGGTGcttcaggcactggagcagagattcccctgtAGCCCATGCTGAGATcctggtgaagcagctgtgcccctgcagcccatgcaGGTCACTGCCAGAGCAGATGGATGCCCAAAGGGAGGCTGTGACCCAGTGGGAAATCCATGCTGGAGCACGCTTTTCTCATGGTGTGGCAGGTTTGCTAGTAGGATGAGTGACTCTGTGAGGGACCCACGCTGGAGCTGGCTGTtcttgaaggactgcaccccatgggAAAAGACCCATGCTGGAACAGTTCATGAAGAACTGCATCTCATGAGAAGGACTGACACTGGAGAAGCTGATGGAGAGCTGTCTCCTGCAGGAGGGACCCCACACTgaagcaggggaaggactcttcttcctgagcagcagcaggagcatgTGGTGAAGTGACCATAACCTCCATTCCTATCTCCTTGCACTGCTGGTGGGGAGGAagtagagctgggaagggagggaggtgTGGGTGGAAAGCatttttaagatttgttttttttctcattatccAGCCCTGTTTCTGATTTGTAATAAATTCAGTCTATTTCCCccaagtcaagtctgttttgcctgtgattaTTGATGAATGACCTccctctgtttttatttcaactcatgaaccctttgttatactttttttctcccctgtctAGCTGGAGAGGGGAGTGGTAGAGCAGCTTTGGTAGGTACCTGCCCATCAAGCCAGAgtcaacccaccacattatGAAAGTATGGTAATATAGTAGAACACatttaaatagataaataaataaataaataaataaataaatatgtgtgtgtgtgtgtgtatgagcAAATATACCTGCTAAAACAGTATCTGTAGCCATTAAAATCACATCAGGGAAAAAAGGTGTTCATGTTTGTTACCTAAATATTGGGGTGGGATTCttaaggagaaaacaaaaaagttcaCTTACTTTCAGCATGTGTTTGAGCTGTTattcagaaacagaacagaaatttctgttcacaaagtatttttttcctctcttcttgtGTCTTTTGCTTGTCAAAGGATGACCTAATCTTTGCTTTATAGCTTCAGtagttgaaaaacaaaattgtttaGCATTTGTGATTATGGGATGTatcaaaagaaatgtttaattttttttgtaacaaGAGACTGGTAAAGAGTAAATTTCTAACGTTCCTCATACGAATCCCATACCTTGCAATTTTAACAGGAACGTTTTGTGTTGCAgtatgaattaaaaaaacaaacaaaacagtaaACACTAGGTAAATGGATGGCAAATATCTCCTAAAATGTTTATCATTCAATGAATCTGTGAAACCCCACACAATCTTCTGTGTGAGCTGTACTACATGCTCACTGTAaaatggctttttgttttgctttgagaAATAACTTCCCAAGTGGAGCTAGTGGAAAACTAGCTGATTGTATCTTGCTGTCTGCAAGTCTTTGTCTGGAATAGCCTGCGTTCTTCTGCAGCATAGCTCATAATAAAATACTTAGCCATATGGAATTAAGGTAGCCTGTTCCACTGCTTTGTTGCGTAGACTGGTATGTACTgttcacaaaatgaaaaagcCCCTCATATGTTATTAGAGTCTGAGACCTTTGCAGTCATTTAGCAGGTCAAAACAAcgcttttgttttaaaattttcaagcAGGAGAGAAAGCTTTAATTTCTAGCATAGCttgttgttctttttctgaCACAGATGGTTTTTTCatagatcacagaatcatagaatggcctgggttggaaggggccttaaaggttgtgtagttccaaccccctggtGTGGGCAGGGATGCTTTTTGCTgggtcaggttgctcagaactcCATCCATCCTGGCCCTAAAGACTTGTAGGggtgggacatccacagcttctctgtaaATGTATATATCTAtgatatatatagatatatatatatcatagatatatatatatctatatatctatggCAGAACAGAAATCAAATACCTAGACTAAATCATTTAACTACATTAAAACAAAAGTTTAATGTATGCTACAGGGAAGAGACTGTCTATCTGTATTCAGTTATTCTTGTGCTCTGAGTTCTTCAGTAGTCAAGTATTCTTCATTAGAGTGTATCAATGGCATCCATTTGGAACCACTTCCAGAAAGAATGTAATTATGCAAAACCAGATTCTTGATTTTGCTGAAAATCTTGAAGTCATTagtacaattttattttcagaagattttcagttttcaaattaCTGTTTACTGTTTATACTGCATGCATGTCAGCATTCCAATCATGTCAAAACTCTGTCCTGCAGGACATGGTGCAAGCTACAAAAACTCCCAGTCTTTTCTTGGAAGAATTTAACAGATATTCTGTTCACTTCAAACAGAATATGACAAAGCTGATGAATCTAGTCATCAGAGATCAAGAATAATAGAGAAAGGAGAATGAACTCAAGAGAAGTAATTGTGTTGCTTCCTGGCTTTCTAAGTAATCTCATATGTATTCCTGTGGTTTCCCATCTACATTGGATTTATCTTTCTGTTGAATGCTGATGGGTCAAGCCAttataatttcaattttaagCACAAATATAACAATTATAATCTTACAATTTATGGATCTCTTGGAGTTTGAAAATAGTGCTGAACTTTTGACCTAGTTTCCTTGTACACCTAAAAAACCAGGGTGGTAGCGAATGTTTAAACCACGCAAatatctgacaaggagcatcTTATCTGAAATACATTTCTCTGAAGTCatggaatattctgagctggaggGGACCCAGAAGGATCACCAACTCTAAAGTGAATGCCTGATACAGGGATAAAACCTACGATCTCAGTGTTGTTAGCACTGTGCTCTAACAGTACACCATAGGATGTTTTGTTAGTGAATACATTTTCCAGTGATTATCAAATCTTGTCTTATTGATCCTATTGGAACCTGTCCATTTAGatgatattttctttgttttcttacttttttctcCATTGGTTATTACTTCTTCTCCTATGGAAGTTAAACAGCTGCAGGCAGTCTTGTGAGAAAGGAATACTTGCGCCTTGTGGGTAATTTACTACATCATTCCCTGTGGAATCAGGAAAACTTGTAAAGACACTTGTCTGTTGTATTTCTATTTCTGACAGTGCTCAATTTCAGTGCCAAGCTGAAAGCATGCATTTTGCTTCTAAATAGTCATTTAATACCTTCCTCAATAAAGTAAATTCAGAAGGTTGTTGTAATTGATTGATTGGTGATTGGTGAAGATCAGCTAATTAATACTAACCACATTCAAAAGAAAGTGACACAACTTTGCCATTATTTATACTATAAAGGCAAGAGACCATGTGTCCCTGTAACTTTTCATAAAATAGGTCATTCTTTGGCTAGTCTGTTCTTGGTATTTGACTGTGACCACAACGTGCATGAACTCAACAGAGTAAAATTTTGCGTTTTCAAACACATTAGGTTTACAAATCTAATTGCAGTTAACACAGGAACTTGTCCAGAGTTGCACATTGTTCCAGCAATATTTTGGCTCAGAGGACATCACTCAAAATTTTCATGGCATTTCAGGGCACTAGAAAATCTTTCTTACTCCACCAGAAATATGCTGTGAGAGAGAAAGAATTCTACCACACAGCTAAAAACTTGGCTTAAGGAACCCCACACAACTACACCACAGGTGGAAGATAGGATGCTTATAATGATCTCTGGGTAACAACCCCAGTGTGCTCAGATGTCTGTTGAAGAAGGGTTGGAGCTACTCATTTGGTAGCACAGTTTTAGCTAGGAATCATGTTGTCTTTAGTAAATTTCCAAGCCTGAGCCTTACTATTCCAAGGAATGTACATTTAGCTGGCTTAAAGAATTAGTCCCTGAAGGAGTTTTTCATTCAGAAGGGCAAGGTTGGTATTTCTTCTGTAACCTGAGACTGTAGCACCGTACATGCTACACAGATAGCTGCTGGGAAATAGATCTGAAGAGTTTTATTATGAGGAAGTTAACTGACACTGTATTCTTGTTCTATAGTTTATGTCTTTCTAGTATAATATTGTAAAGGTTTCATATTCAAgggaaataatatatatattaaaaaatcttttgaagttagtacttgaaaaaaaaaaaaaaaggaaaagtaacaAAAGACAAATCAGTTTCTTGGCATGTCTAAGTCTCAGCTGTCTGTTATGAGAAGATTTCACTTCCTTCAGTATGAGCTTATAAGCAGACCAGGGACAGTAGTGGAAGCTGTCATTTGTAGCATTGTGATGGGAAGCTATAGAAAGCTGTAAAGCATAAGCTCTTCATTTGCTCTTACTCCCACTTAGCCTTCTGCAGACTTTTATTTCATCCAGTGTTGAGAGGGGAGTTCACCTATTCTCTTACAAATTACCACATGATGTGTGATGATCTGCTTACTCAGACTAATCTCAGGAAGCTAATGTATCATTATTCAGCTAATTTTCATATATTAGGATAAAGAAGCTTATAGTATGCAAGAGAAATACCAAATAACTGTAGTGATAACAATTAAACCTTTCAAACAGCATGCCAGTTTACTAGATGCATCGATTTTAGTAACTGCATCTGCTTATCATGTGACTGCTGGCAGCTGTTCTGCTATGGTagtttctcttctgcttctgaATGTTTCCTACTTTAATAGCCCTAATTAGAGAAGATAAGGAAGCACTTGCTCAATACAGTTATGCCATAGTGTTTAAGTAGTATACTAATAACAGAAATGGATTTGGATTACATCTTGCTTCTGTGTGGCCTGAGGGCATTGTTTCCATGGCAGTTAAAGCACTGACTGTGTATACAATTAATAATGATTagtcagagagaagaatttGTACTGCTAAATTACATTTAGACAGAGTCAGTTCCATGAGAGAACTATATCCACTCGTACCTCCTCAAAGTCAATTGATGATAAAAGATAGTTAAATTCTTACCAATTTCACCAACTTGATGAAATAGATATTCTGCGTTAAGCTGAAAAATTGCTATTGCAAAACTAAGACTCTGTAgtgctttcatattttcccaCCACACAAGTTTGcatttattctttaataaaaatagtattttattattttattatccaaacattttctcccttctcctctcaGATCAGGTAGTGTGCATCAGGCACTCCTGTTTTGTGTCTGGTAATGGGCCCTACAGCTAGCAAATCTCAATGCAGGAAAGAAAGATGCCTGTGGTTAAAGTTCATATGGTTTGAAGTTTCTCTTTGAACCAGAGAATTACTTCTCATTCTTATAACTAAGATGATGCATATGTAATTATATATACTAAACTGTGTATGACAGTAAATTGTTCCCAGCAGAGATAATCATCATTAAATTGAAGCATTTCTAAAATCATGGCAGGTCTAAAGAGCACTCAACTGTTCTTTAATACTCCATTTTAAGATAGAAAATATACCTTTGATAATGTTAATTTTCATTCAGACTGAACAGCTCTCATAATCTGCTGATTTCACTTCCTGTATTGTaaatcagaagaaatatttcaccCTAAGTAGTAAAGAATAGTAGTGTAAGTCATTATGTTTGACAAAATTATTTATCTTAGTGGAAACTGGTATAGATgcttttttcagtttcttgtAACACTGAGCCTTGGAAATTTACATTGTCTTTGATGGATAAAAAGAGGCTCaaattcaaacttttccaaacCAAGGTGGCTTCTTGCTGACACTAACAGACAGCCAGCAGAGTAACTTGAATCTAtgtttctgagaactgacatgGTTTCTGAAAAGAGTTATTAGAACAGATTAAACTCTGCCAGGTAATCTATGAACAAAGTATCATTCTAAGGAAGGGAAGTGAACATGCAGGCAGTTCACATGCAGGCTGGCCAATGTGTTTGAGATGGGGTTTAAAGTGAAGGACTTTGGGGTGGGATTCAACATGGCAACGCTCACACCATTGCATTAGGAAATAGACCAGGCCAACCACAGCAGTGGTGAATGTTCCCTAGATGCCTTCAAAGGTAAGAACCAAAAGGTCAGTCACCTCAAGGCAGGTgcgtgggtgtgtgtgtgtgtgtgtgtgattgtgaTAATTCTCCTCCAACCCTCCTGGGAGACTGCCATGCCCACTTACTCCCTGGAATGCTTGTAGGCCAATGCATGCAGCATAGCGAATAAAAAAACCTTCTATTATGTAATGCTTAGCTGGGTAGATGAGGGGAAAGCAGTGGATGTTGTCTGCCTGGATTCTGGCAAGGCTTTTTAACTCTGTCTCTAGTAACATCCTCACAGGAAGCTCAGGAAGCACAGGTTGATGAGTGGACAATGGTGGGTTGAGAATTGActggcagagctcagagggCTGTGATCAGCAGTGCAGAGTGCAGTTGGAGGCCTGTGGTGTTCCTCAGGGGTCAGTACTGGGTCCAGTCTTGTTCAGCTTATTGATCAGTGACCTGGATGAAGGAACAAGCTGGCAGATGGCACAGGACTGAGAGGAGTGGTTGATACACCAGGAGCCTGTGTGAtacctggacaggctggagagctgAGCAGAGAAGAACCTAATGAAGTTCAACAAAGGCaaatgcagggtcctgcagctggggaggaagaaactcatgcaccagcacaggctgcgGACTAGCCTGTCAATCACAGGATGTTCAGGCAGCACATAAATGGGCCAGCTAAACTGGTAATAACATGTCTTGGCCAGCTCTGGGTACAGTATGTCCTATCTCTCCACACACACGCATTAGTGAAAACACTGATCCATAAGGCATTGTTTCTGTTCTAAGGAAAGTGGCTTTATGCTTTATTCTACaagaaatatttgatttctcctaataaaatacctattttccattaaaaaaattaattatctgCAAAAAACCACATTGTGTCCAGACAAATGAAAGACAATACATTTATTAAACTTTGAGAAAGACAAACAAACACTAACATAGAGAAAGTTAAATAGAGACTGAAAGACACGTTTTCTGACCGGCATATCATGGCTTGTGTGACCAGTAAGTACCAAAATGACATTCTGAGTTTGACTGAGGTATTTAACTATTTTTGGCAATAGAAACAGAGTAAGAAACTTCTTTCAAACACACACATAGGCATTACTTGCATTAGTGTCTATCATCTAAGAAATTTTATATGAAACTAAATAATGTAGCTGTTAGAAAATTATAGCAGCAAATTAGCAGAATATCTAATGCACATTTACCATAAAGTAGGTGCTAAACTTAAAAATCCCACCCAGTAGTTGGGCCCAGTTGTGTAGCACTTGGTCACAAATAGAGCATCAGTTCTGTTGGAGACATAAGCAAGACCCGAATTTGCTGCATATCATACACTTCTGTTCAGGTCAGAGTAAAGAAATGAATGTTCCtatttgctttctgaaaagAACCCTGCTGTGATGAAATCATGGTCTAGGAAGGTAACTCCTGAAACAGTTTATAATAACTGTTAATTGCAAAGCTCTATCAGGTTCTTATCATATGCAAGAAGAGAGAGCTTCCCCACCTTTCCTTCTGAAAATCCGCCTAACACAGTCAGAGGAGATGCTGTTAGGCTGCAAAAACGAAAACCACGTTTGAACGATACTGTACTTGATCCCCTTGTTCCACTGAAGTATTTTAATCCTGTtatatctttaaaaattaactgcTGGCTAACTTCTGAAGtccttaattaattttttttataaagactTTATGTGGCACAGACTAATAAATGTAGTGATACCTTTGGCTCTGGAAGGGCTTCAGAAGTTGGTCAAACATGAAGATACTATGCTGCGAAGTTATCAGAGCTTATTCACATGTTCTcaaaaattttcagtgaaagtTTAGTTGCACAGTGTTTAATACTGTGGTCAACAAGATTTTACATAAAAAAagtgtattattattattattagcatTAACTAGAATCTGATGAAGAACATAATAATTTGCCCAAGTATGctggatattttaaaattttacacaGAACTTTAAATTGCATGTTTATTTCTATACTAGTTACCGCAAGAAAGTAATAGAATCAGTTACTTTTAAGTTCctacaatattttttattttttctacaggtttttttttgaggtatAAAATGGCTCtgtaaaaatctatttttagttttagctgtgaacaaaattttaaaaacccgAAAACTCCTTTTTAGGACTGCAGCAATTACATCACTTAAATGGGTCACTATAATTGAACTGTATTTAACTGTATAGTATCTAGTATAATAGAAAACATTTATGGTTTTATGACCaaagtattaaaatatattttaccaATTTATATAAATCAAAATAGACTTAGTCAaggtatttttgtgttttcaccTATATGATCAGTTCCCAATTATTGATATAAAGATCTCTGCCAACAGCAGTTTTTTCTAAATTCTTACACTTTAAACCACCTGATTTTTAACTTTATCAAAATGCACAATTTACTGTACATTAAACAGCAATTTCAAGGCTTAATTTCACAAAAATCAACACCCACAAGAACAAGACAAAACAGCCTTAAGACAAATTCATAGATaatatttacagaacacaatAGGAATATTTTGATGTATATTTTAGGCTGCAACATTTCAGATAAAATTATAGGAACCAGAAAAAACTTTTATACTTCATTTTGGTTTCAGCATACAAGCCCCAAATTGACTCTCTGCTGTGAAACACTACACACACCAAGTCAGTGAAGAGCTATGGCATGATTTTGTTCAGCTGGTCTGTGCTTACATAGCCACAAGACACGTTGAATTCCTTGTCTGGCACTGGCAGCGCGGTCGCATTGAGCACAAGGCCTTGTGGAGACTGAACGATGTGGATTGACGTATAGTCTGCGACAGGCAACTCTGAACTTGGGGGTGCTGCTGTTGAAGCTCCAAGATTGGCAACAGTAGTGGTAAGGCTCTCTGTGGTGAAGTAACCATCTTCATTATAGCCTTGTTCCGGAACACGTGGCTCATTCTCTTCATGGGAAGTCACAGCAATGCATTTTTTCACATCTGCCTCACAGAAATAGGTGTTGTCCATGGTGAAGTTTTGTTCTGTGCAGCCTTCGCGCTGTGCTCTCCCCAACTTGGATTTCTGCCCTGGTGATAGTACAACCCTGCCTGCTGGAGTGATATCACTCACTTGAGCATAAAAGTCCGTACTTGTCAGTGAATTCTGGTTGCTTATCTGGGTATGGACTGACGGACGGGGTGACTCAACGCTGTCTCCAAAGGGTGCCCACAGGTGGCTGTTTTCAGACTGAGTATTCCTGTGCTGGCGTTGTGGGTCTGTGTTGGCCAGGTTTGGAAGTGGCTCATCATTATCTTGTCTGTCAAGGCACAAGAGATCCTCTTCTTTTTCAGTAGCCTTTTTGAACTGATCGCTATCAGAGGTGGCATCACACGTGTCACTTGCACTGAAGTCTGTCTCTGGAATATCTGGTTCACAACAACTGGCCCGTCCAGAATCATCATCCTTTGCTCCCAAGCAACCGTGAGATTTCAGATGATCTTCACTCAGGAGCCTGTCAGTGTCTGAGGCTCTGTTCTTTTCATCAGGGTCTTCTATGTCCAGCTCAATAAACTCAACCCACAAGTCATCGCTGTATAGCTGTGTCTTGTAGTTGTCATGGCAGGCTAAGATGGAATTCACTTCATCTAGCTTTCCTTtctacaaagcaaataaaaaaggattttatGAAGGCATTAATACAAGTGCTTGTGCTTTTTATGATACTAACTTATGTAAAGATGACTGTAGTTATGTAATAATTACAAAGggattcaaaattatttaatgcaAACTAATTCTATGGCAATTCCCCAAATGTCAGAATTTTCTTCGACGAAATTTTTCTGCCTGGGACAACAGTTGTCATCTGCTACTACTGCAAAGATTCTCAGCATAGATTTTAGAGTTCAATATTACCTTCAAAAGATCTGGGTCAATCCCTTTAATCTTTGGAACTGgcacaggaggaaaaataagcatttttatcctggaaaaaagaaaagaggctTTTGATTGACAGTTGTCCTTTTTGAGGAATTTAAAAGACAGGCTTACATTGCATTTATGTTTAATTACTTCAAAACCTAAATGTTTGAAATTGACATTTCAAATAGTCCTAAGGAAAAGAAGTAACATTTTCTCTCATGGCAAATTAAGAAATAACTTTTCTGCAAGCTTCCTTTTTGAAATCACTTAAATTTATGTGGAAATCCATTTTGGAGCCTGGTC from Poecile atricapillus isolate bPoeAtr1 chromosome Z, bPoeAtr1.hap1, whole genome shotgun sequence encodes:
- the GHR gene encoding growth hormone receptor isoform X2, translating into MDLQHLLFVLALICANDSLSASDDLLQWPQISKCRSPEMETFSCFWTAGNFYNLTVPRILQLLYKKSNEEDWKECPDYITSGQNSCYFNASYTSVWTPYCVQLASKNEVYDKKCFSVDEIVLPDPPVHLNWTLLNTSQTGIHGDIQLKPRLSTVVPLYSLKMARDYEIRIRSRQRTSEKFGEFSEILYVSFSQIGIVCDHCTEEVEFPWFLVVVFGVCGLAVTVISIMLSKQPRIKMLIFPPVPVPKIKGIDPDLLKKGKLDEVNSILACHDNYKTQLYSDDLWVEFIELDIEDPDEKNRASDTDRLLSEDHLKSHGCLGAKDDDSGRASCCEPDIPETDFSASDTCDATSDSDQFKKATEKEEDLLCLDRQDNDEPLPNLANTDPQRQHRNTQSENSHLWAPFGDSVESPRPSVHTQISNQNSLTSTDFYAQVSDITPAGRVVLSPGQKSKLGRAQREGCTEQNFTMDNTYFCEADVKKCIAVTSHEENEPRVPEQGYNEDGYFTTESLTTTVANLGASTAAPPSSELPVADYTSIHIVQSPQGLVLNATALPVPDKEFNVSCGYVSTDQLNKIMP
- the GHR gene encoding growth hormone receptor isoform X1 — its product is MDLQHLLFVLALICANDSLSASDDLLQWPQISKCRSPEMETFSCFWTAGNFYNLTVPRILQLLYKKSNEEDWKECPDYITSGQNSCYFNASYTSVWTPYCVQLASKNEVYDKKCFSVDEIVLPDPPVHLNWTLLNTSQTGIHGDIQVRWDPPPTADVRKGWITLEYELQYKEVNETKWKELKPRLSTVVPLYSLKMARDYEIRIRSRQRTSEKFGEFSEILYVSFSQIGIVCDHCTEEVEFPWFLVVVFGVCGLAVTVISIMLSKQPRIKMLIFPPVPVPKIKGIDPDLLKKGKLDEVNSILACHDNYKTQLYSDDLWVEFIELDIEDPDEKNRASDTDRLLSEDHLKSHGCLGAKDDDSGRASCCEPDIPETDFSASDTCDATSDSDQFKKATEKEEDLLCLDRQDNDEPLPNLANTDPQRQHRNTQSENSHLWAPFGDSVESPRPSVHTQISNQNSLTSTDFYAQVSDITPAGRVVLSPGQKSKLGRAQREGCTEQNFTMDNTYFCEADVKKCIAVTSHEENEPRVPEQGYNEDGYFTTESLTTTVANLGASTAAPPSSELPVADYTSIHIVQSPQGLVLNATALPVPDKEFNVSCGYVSTDQLNKIMP